The following proteins are encoded in a genomic region of Coffea eugenioides isolate CCC68of chromosome 6, Ceug_1.0, whole genome shotgun sequence:
- the LOC113773106 gene encoding ubiquitination network signaling protein acrB isoform X3 — protein sequence MEEDKKKKKNKKRKNKQNKTTADSAPALVDNPDAQEDDTASGMTLNPHGVIFEEKIQILLQEKNAILQKEATLLEKIEELQNEKAVHVQREASLEEQILQLQKEKDAFMLKVDALGQKIQQMQMEKDAHVQKESALEAEVGHLTSEKESWYHKEAHFEEKINHLMVEAATLSSKKVSLEEFVKQMEEERDSWILQENSSKEVIAKLNGDNTRLKSQVMELEELRNGLLQENHLLTENISGLQSQILSLERTAIVSQSSSDSKMMNELYVEIDRNGLQQEIPSAEMPTTVHLADSPAVGPHLMVGAIEAQESCPANDSMDEANAKMLVPDNEVQSPENNVNNDARGEGEYLDDKKDMLVTESSEMTKSDEIVQIPLDENENKKTDVEATSNAEKTVVPLSDAPLIGAPFRLISFVARYVSGADLVEKNSVNLGR from the exons ATGGAagaagacaagaagaaaaagaagaacaagaaaagaaagaataagCAGAATAAAACAACTGCAGATTCCGCTCCAG CTCTGGTTGACAACCCAGATGCTCAAGAAGATGATACTGCATCTGGAATGACTTTGAACCCACATGGT GTTATCTTTGAAGAGAAAATTCAAATATTACtacaagaaaaaaatgcaatcttaCAAAAAGAG GCTACCCTGCTGGagaaaattgaagaattgcAAAACGAAAAGGCTGTACACGTGCAGAGAGAG GCTAGTCTTGAAGAGCAAATTTTACagttacaaaaagaaaaagatgctTTCATGCTAAAAGTG GATGCTTTAGGACAAAAAATTCAACAAATGCAGATGGAAAAGGATGCTCACGTGCAGAAAGAG AGTGCTTTGGAGGCTGAAGTAGGACACCTGACAAGTGAGAAGGAATCTTGGTATCACAAAGAG GCTCACTTTGAAGAGAAAATTAACCACCTTATGGTTGAAGCTGCAACATTGAGCTCGAAAAAG GTAAGCCTAGAGGAATTTGTAAAACAAATGGAGGAAGAGCGAGATTCATGGATATTGCAGGAG AATTCATCCAAGGAAGTAATTGCCAAGCTAAATGGTGATAACACGCGACTAAAATCTCAG GTGATGGAGTTGGAAGAATTAAGGAACGGTCTGTTACAAGAAAACCATCTGTTGACGGAAAATATATCCGGTCTGCAGTCACAGATTCTGAGTTTAGAGCGGACTGCCATTGTTTCTCAGTCATCTAGTGATAGCAAAATG ATGAATGAGTTGTACGTTGAAATTGATCGCAATGGTCTGCAACAAGAAATACCTTCAGCTGAAATGCCAACAACTGTTCATCTTGCTGATAGTCCAGCTGTTGGGCCGCATCTGATGGTTGGAGCTATTGAAGCACAAGAAAGTTGTCCTGCTAACGATTCAATGGACGAAGCCAATGCCAAGATGCTCGTGCCTGATAATGAAGTGCAGTCGCCAGAAAATAACGTCAACAATGATGCGAGGGGCGAAGGAGAGTATTTGGATGACAAAAAAGATATGCTAGTTACGGAATCCTCTGAAATGACCAAGTCAGATGAAATTGTGCAAATTCCATTGGATgagaatgaaaacaaaaagacaGATGTGGAGGCTACCAGTAATGCTGAAAAGACTGTAGTACCGCTCTCAGATGCTCCACTGATCGGTGCTCCATTCCGTTTAATTTCTTTTGTCGCTAGATATGTTAGTGGTGCTGATCTGGTGGAGAAGAACTCTGTAAATTTAGGTAGGTAA
- the LOC113773106 gene encoding uncharacterized protein LOC113773106 isoform X1: MEEDKKKKKNKKRKNKQNKTTADSAPGDAPGPFSVSPSAQHIPVTESAKISSALVDNPDAQEDDTASGMTLNPHGVIFEEKIQILLQEKNAILQKEATLLEKIEELQNEKAVHVQREASLEEQILQLQKEKDAFMLKVDALGQKIQQMQMEKDAHVQKESALEAEVGHLTSEKESWYHKEAHFEEKINHLMVEAATLSSKKVSLEEFVKQMEEERDSWILQENSSKEVIAKLNGDNTRLKSQVMELEELRNGLLQENHLLTENISGLQSQILSLERTAIVSQSSSDSKMMNELYVEIDRNGLQQEIPSAEMPTTVHLADSPAVGPHLMVGAIEAQESCPANDSMDEANAKMLVPDNEVQSPENNVNNDARGEGEYLDDKKDMLVTESSEMTKSDEIVQIPLDENENKKTDVEATSNAEKTVVPLSDAPLIGAPFRLISFVARYVSGADLVEKNSVNLGR; encoded by the exons ATGGAagaagacaagaagaaaaagaagaacaagaaaagaaagaataagCAGAATAAAACAACTGCAGATTCCGCTCCAGGTGATGCTCCTGGACCATTTTCCGTTTCTCCTTCTGCTCAACACATTCCTGTTACTGAATCTGCCAAGATTAGTTCAGCTCTGGTTGACAACCCAGATGCTCAAGAAGATGATACTGCATCTGGAATGACTTTGAACCCACATGGT GTTATCTTTGAAGAGAAAATTCAAATATTACtacaagaaaaaaatgcaatcttaCAAAAAGAG GCTACCCTGCTGGagaaaattgaagaattgcAAAACGAAAAGGCTGTACACGTGCAGAGAGAG GCTAGTCTTGAAGAGCAAATTTTACagttacaaaaagaaaaagatgctTTCATGCTAAAAGTG GATGCTTTAGGACAAAAAATTCAACAAATGCAGATGGAAAAGGATGCTCACGTGCAGAAAGAG AGTGCTTTGGAGGCTGAAGTAGGACACCTGACAAGTGAGAAGGAATCTTGGTATCACAAAGAG GCTCACTTTGAAGAGAAAATTAACCACCTTATGGTTGAAGCTGCAACATTGAGCTCGAAAAAG GTAAGCCTAGAGGAATTTGTAAAACAAATGGAGGAAGAGCGAGATTCATGGATATTGCAGGAG AATTCATCCAAGGAAGTAATTGCCAAGCTAAATGGTGATAACACGCGACTAAAATCTCAG GTGATGGAGTTGGAAGAATTAAGGAACGGTCTGTTACAAGAAAACCATCTGTTGACGGAAAATATATCCGGTCTGCAGTCACAGATTCTGAGTTTAGAGCGGACTGCCATTGTTTCTCAGTCATCTAGTGATAGCAAAATG ATGAATGAGTTGTACGTTGAAATTGATCGCAATGGTCTGCAACAAGAAATACCTTCAGCTGAAATGCCAACAACTGTTCATCTTGCTGATAGTCCAGCTGTTGGGCCGCATCTGATGGTTGGAGCTATTGAAGCACAAGAAAGTTGTCCTGCTAACGATTCAATGGACGAAGCCAATGCCAAGATGCTCGTGCCTGATAATGAAGTGCAGTCGCCAGAAAATAACGTCAACAATGATGCGAGGGGCGAAGGAGAGTATTTGGATGACAAAAAAGATATGCTAGTTACGGAATCCTCTGAAATGACCAAGTCAGATGAAATTGTGCAAATTCCATTGGATgagaatgaaaacaaaaagacaGATGTGGAGGCTACCAGTAATGCTGAAAAGACTGTAGTACCGCTCTCAGATGCTCCACTGATCGGTGCTCCATTCCGTTTAATTTCTTTTGTCGCTAGATATGTTAGTGGTGCTGATCTGGTGGAGAAGAACTCTGTAAATTTAGGTAGGTAA
- the LOC113773106 gene encoding uncharacterized protein LOC113773106 isoform X2 — translation MEEDKKKKKNKKRKNKQNKTTADSAPGDAPGPFSVSPSAQHIPVTESAKISSALVDNPDAQEDDTASGMTLNPHGVIFEEKIQILLQEKNAILQKEATLLEKIEELQNEKAVHVQREASLEEQILQLQKEKDAFMLKVDALGQKIQQMQMEKDAHVQKESALEAEVGHLTSEKESWYHKEAHFEEKINHLMVEAATLSSKKVSLEEFVKQMEEERDSWILQENSSKEVIAKLNGDNTRLKSQVMELEELRNGLLQENHLLTENISGLQSQILSLERTAIVSQSSSDSKMMNELYVEIDRNGLQQEIPSAEMPTTVHLADSPAVGPHLMVGAIEAQESCPANDSMDEANAKMLVPDNEVQSPENNVNNDARGEGEYLDDKKDMLVTESSEMTKSDEIVQIPLDENENKKTDVEATSNAEKTVVPLSDAPLIGAPFRLISFVARYVSGADLVEKNSVN, via the exons ATGGAagaagacaagaagaaaaagaagaacaagaaaagaaagaataagCAGAATAAAACAACTGCAGATTCCGCTCCAGGTGATGCTCCTGGACCATTTTCCGTTTCTCCTTCTGCTCAACACATTCCTGTTACTGAATCTGCCAAGATTAGTTCAGCTCTGGTTGACAACCCAGATGCTCAAGAAGATGATACTGCATCTGGAATGACTTTGAACCCACATGGT GTTATCTTTGAAGAGAAAATTCAAATATTACtacaagaaaaaaatgcaatcttaCAAAAAGAG GCTACCCTGCTGGagaaaattgaagaattgcAAAACGAAAAGGCTGTACACGTGCAGAGAGAG GCTAGTCTTGAAGAGCAAATTTTACagttacaaaaagaaaaagatgctTTCATGCTAAAAGTG GATGCTTTAGGACAAAAAATTCAACAAATGCAGATGGAAAAGGATGCTCACGTGCAGAAAGAG AGTGCTTTGGAGGCTGAAGTAGGACACCTGACAAGTGAGAAGGAATCTTGGTATCACAAAGAG GCTCACTTTGAAGAGAAAATTAACCACCTTATGGTTGAAGCTGCAACATTGAGCTCGAAAAAG GTAAGCCTAGAGGAATTTGTAAAACAAATGGAGGAAGAGCGAGATTCATGGATATTGCAGGAG AATTCATCCAAGGAAGTAATTGCCAAGCTAAATGGTGATAACACGCGACTAAAATCTCAG GTGATGGAGTTGGAAGAATTAAGGAACGGTCTGTTACAAGAAAACCATCTGTTGACGGAAAATATATCCGGTCTGCAGTCACAGATTCTGAGTTTAGAGCGGACTGCCATTGTTTCTCAGTCATCTAGTGATAGCAAAATG ATGAATGAGTTGTACGTTGAAATTGATCGCAATGGTCTGCAACAAGAAATACCTTCAGCTGAAATGCCAACAACTGTTCATCTTGCTGATAGTCCAGCTGTTGGGCCGCATCTGATGGTTGGAGCTATTGAAGCACAAGAAAGTTGTCCTGCTAACGATTCAATGGACGAAGCCAATGCCAAGATGCTCGTGCCTGATAATGAAGTGCAGTCGCCAGAAAATAACGTCAACAATGATGCGAGGGGCGAAGGAGAGTATTTGGATGACAAAAAAGATATGCTAGTTACGGAATCCTCTGAAATGACCAAGTCAGATGAAATTGTGCAAATTCCATTGGATgagaatgaaaacaaaaagacaGATGTGGAGGCTACCAGTAATGCTGAAAAGACTGTAGTACCGCTCTCAGATGCTCCACTGATCGGTGCTCCATTCCGTTTAATTTCTTTTGTCGCTAGATATGTTAGTGGTGCTGATCTGGTGGAGAAGAACTCTGTAAATT AG